A genomic region of Lytechinus pictus isolate F3 Inbred chromosome 2, Lp3.0, whole genome shotgun sequence contains the following coding sequences:
- the LOC129278887 gene encoding SNF-related serine/threonine-protein kinase-like yields the protein MLVCGEPPFNETNDSETLTMIMDCKYLMPDYLSRECQSLITRMLVREPASRVTLRDIENDPWLEHGRRARRPSDPIITREQISEQLHNSILDIMLNGKLAEKTAILESVEKDCYDHLSATYFLLAERKLKKQKEERLKFSASDLRKAMISGQPNQSAGGQRRAQEDVPHPSSMPGVNNNSKQTGQAPPSTTPPASKPVAIPGAGAVGSKHDSRSLDDSPLSNSPRRHLIEREHLTIHPRHGRSIVKEGLGSLDEDEYQHLAEDEEVDGQESQDGHQDHQDPAASSTSEGCGKDTGGNGGSRQSLNSNRQALQSKICTSVLNQITEEEDEYESDEDRGALRRLPSRDNRQPKTSSSSKDNVRQIKPSSKKFTPPSRGGYSSSDASDDDSESRRRSDRFDLPNPTTHRRGSKDGPPSSGSEGGGGSHNTHGGGGGGGGSTGGGSNKQNGKAGKGNDSGGANGNNTSGGGTKGSGKERKKSNELRESLKMSNLSVNSSNSSSSYSISKYAIDPANNTPSDSDDPNAESKTWSRKNNLRKDHVTRSDSNLYIIPKNGEKPKHIHTSPSKTSLKRDSSNLSEKLNLDLNSNMPRRTSRENRDIRKKRNRIASANGQGGRGKKDPNKKVESNCCRLI from the exons ATGCTGGTGTGTGGGGAACCCCCCTTTAATGAAACTAACGACAGTGAGACATTGACGATGATCATGGATTGTAAATATCTCATGCCAGATTATTTATCCAGGGAATGTCAAAG CTTGATAACTCGCATGTTGGTACGCGAACCAGCCAGTCGTGTGACGCTGCGAGATATAGAGAATGATCCCTGGCTCGAGCACGGCAGGAGGGCAAGGAGACCTTCGGATCCCATCATCACCAGGGAGCAGATCTCTGAACAACTCCATAATAGTATCCTGGACATCATGCTCAACGGCAAACTGGCCGAGAAGACTGCCATATTAGA GTCTGTGGAGAAGGACTGCTATGATCATCTGTCTGCAACCTACTTCCTTCTGGCAGAGCGCAAGCTGAAGAAGCAGAAAGAAGAGAGGCTCAAGTTCTCGGCCAGTGACCTGAGAAAGGCCATGATCTCTGGTCAACCTAATCAAAGTGCGGGAGGTCAAAG GAGAGCCCAAGAAGATGTTCCACATCCAAGCTCTATGCCTGGCGtcaacaacaacagcaaacAGACTGGCCAAGCCCCGCCCTCCACCACGCCGCCAGCCTCCAAGCCCGTTGCTATACCAGGGGCTGGTGCAGTAGGAAGCAAGCATGACAGCCGTAGCCTGGATGACTCGCCCCTATCTAATAGTCCTAGAAGACATCTTATAGAGAGGGAACATCTAACCATCCATCCCAGGCATGGTCGAAGTATTGTCAAGGAGGGCCTGGGCTCACTAGAT GAGGACGAGTATCAACATCTTGCCGAAGACGAGGAAGTAGATGGACAGGAGAGCCAGGACGGCCATCAAGATCACCAAGACCCTGCAGCATCATCCACCTCGGAAGGCTGTGGCAAGGATACAGGAGGGAACGGAGGCAGTAGGCAATCTCTCAACAGCAACAGACAGGCCCTCCAGTCAAAGATATGCACATCAGTACTGAACCAAATTACAGAGGAAGAAG ATGAGTATGAATCTGATGAGGACAGAGGGGCATTACGGAGGTTACCTTCGCGTGACAACAGACAACCAAAGACTTCCTCGAGTAGCAAGGACAATGTACGACAAATCAAACCCAGCAGTAAAAAGTTCACGCCTCCATCACGAGGGGGTTACAGCTCCTCGGACGCCAGCGACGACGATTCAGAATCCCGAAGAAGATCAGACAGGTTCGATTTGCCCAACCCTACAACCCATCGGAGGGGGAGCAAGGATGGCCCTCCAAGCTCAGGGAGCGAAGGTGGAGGAGGATCACATAATACCcatggaggtggtggtggtggtggtggtagtactGGCGGAGGGAGTAATAAGCAGAATGGTAAGGCTGGCAAGGGTAATGATTCTGGTGGTGCAAATGGCAACAACACGTCCGGTGGAGGTACTAAAGGTTCTGGGAAAGAGCGCAAAAAGAGCAATGAACTTCGTGAAAGTCTAAAAATGAGCAATCTCAGTGTGAACTCCTCGAACTCGTCGAGCTCGTACAGCATAAGCAAATACGCCATTGACCCGGCTAACAACACGCCGAGTGATTCCGACGATCCCAACGCAGAGTCCAAGACATGGTCGCGGAAAAACAACCTGCGCAAGGACCACGTGACTCGGTCGGACAGTAACCTCTACATCATTCCAAAGAACGGAGAGAAGCCCAAGCACATTCACACGTCACCGTCCAAAACCAGTCTGAAGAGAGATAGTTCCAATCTAAGTGAGAAACTCAACTTGGATCTCAACAGTAACATGCCCCGGCGAACCTCAAGAGAGAACAGAGACATTCGTAAAAAGCGCAATCGAATCGCAAGCGCCAACGGTCAAGGGGGCAGAGGTAAGAAGGACCCGAACAAGAAAGTGGAGAGCAACTGCTGTCGTCTCAtataa